AATCTTAAAGGAGCGCAACGGAAGCGTCCGTTCGATAGACGTAGCGAATGAGATGGGTTATTCAAAACCAAGTATAAGTCGCGCAGTAAAGTTATTAATAAAACGTGGGCACGTCATTATGGAGTCAAATGGTGAGCTGATTCTAACTAAAAAAGGATACCACTTGGCTTCAGATATTTACGAAAGACATGA
The DNA window shown above is from Synergistaceae bacterium and carries:
- a CDS encoding metal-dependent transcriptional regulator, which gives rise to MRESGENYLKTILILKERNGSVRSIDVANEMGYSKPSISRAVKLLIKRGHVIMESNGELILTKKGYHLASDIYERHEVISEFLVKLLGVNKEVADRDACRVEHAISEESFEKLKDFVKMNYQ